The genomic DNA CCGGCGCTGCTGCTGGCGGCCGGCGTGCCGCTGCCGCGTCAGGTCTATGTCCACGGCTTCATCTACGCGCGCGGCGAGAAGCTCTCCAAGTCGGCCGGCAACATGGTCGATCCGAACGAGCTGGTCGAGCGCTTTGGATCCGACGCGATCCGTTTCTACCTGCTCGATGCGATTCCAACCGGACGCGACGGCGAGTTCACGCTCGAGCAGCTGGTCGAGCACTGCAACACGCACCTCGCGAACAAGCTCGGCAATCTTGCGAGCCGTACCGTCACGCTGGTGCACAAGTATTTCGACGGCCAGGCACCGACCGATTGGGCGCCCGATGCGTTCACCGATCCCGCCGCGCGCGACGGGCTGAAAGCGCTGATCGAAGCCGCGGCGAAGGCCGCCCTCGAGGTTCCCAGGGCGTTCGAGGAGATCCGCCTGAACGACGCGCTCGAGAGCGTGTGGCAGGTGGTCGAGCGCGCCAACGAATTCACCGACCGCGCCAAGCCGTGGGAGATGGGGAAGCACCCCGAGCGCCGCACGGAGCTCGCGACGACGCTGGCGGCCCTGCTCGAGACGCTGCGCGTCACGGCGCTGTGGGTGTGGCCGGTGATGCCGAACAAGTGCGAGCAGCTGTGGACCATGCTCGGACAGCCAGGCAAGCCGGGCGAAACTCGCGGCGAAGCCGCCGCGCCCCGCTTCGGCGCGGCCGAGGCACGCACCGTGGGCCCATCGCAGATCCTGTTCCCGCGCATCGAGCTGGAGGCGGGAGGATCGTGAGCGCGGCACGCCCATGATCGATACGCACTGCCATCTCGCCGACCAGCGCTTCGACAAGGATCGCGTGCACGTGTTCGATCGCGCGCGCGTCTCGGGCGTCACGCACTTCGTCGAGATCGCCTACGCGCCGGCGATCGTACCGAAGGCGCACGCGCTGGCCGCCGAGCACCCGACGGTGTTCCTGTGCGTGGGCGTGCATCCGAGCGAGTCCGCCAAGGTCCCGATCGAGTATCTCGATGAGCTGCGCGATCACGCCCGGCATCCGCGGGTGGTCGCGATCGGCGAGACCGGCCTCGACTTCCATCGCGACTACGCGCCCCGCACGGATCAGGAACGCTGGTTCCGTTCGCAGCTGGCGCTCGCGAACGAGCTGGGTCTGCCGGTGGTGATCCATCAGCGCTCGGCTCTCGAGGACACGCTCGCGATTCTGGAGGAGGTGCGCCCCGAGGCCGGCGGCGTGCTGCATTGCTTCGACGACGGCATGGCGGTGGTCGAGAGGGCGCGCGCACTCGGGTTCAAGCTCGGGATCGGCGGCTGCGTGACGTACGGACATGAAGCGCTCGACGAGGCGGTTCGAAACGCCCCGGAAGACATGCTGGTGCTCGAAACCGACGCGCCGTATCTGGAACCGGAGCCACGCTCGCTCAAGCGCAACGAGCCCGGGCTGCTGACTCGCGTGGTGAGGCGCCTGTGCGAGTTGAGGGATTGGACGCCGGCCGACGCGGACCGGATCACCACCGCAAACGCCCGCGAGCTGTTTCGGATCCCCTAGCCTCGAACCGCCTCAATCGAGCGGCTCAAGGGGCCGATAACCGCAGGGCCGTGGCCACCGTCGACCCTCCCATCCCGGGGCTCTCGCTTCCGCCCCTGCTCGCCC from Candidatus Eisenbacteria bacterium includes the following:
- a CDS encoding TatD family hydrolase, whose amino-acid sequence is MIDTHCHLADQRFDKDRVHVFDRARVSGVTHFVEIAYAPAIVPKAHALAAEHPTVFLCVGVHPSESAKVPIEYLDELRDHARHPRVVAIGETGLDFHRDYAPRTDQERWFRSQLALANELGLPVVIHQRSALEDTLAILEEVRPEAGGVLHCFDDGMAVVERARALGFKLGIGGCVTYGHEALDEAVRNAPEDMLVLETDAPYLEPEPRSLKRNEPGLLTRVVRRLCELRDWTPADADRITTANARELFRIP